The Microcoleus sp. FACHB-831 DNA window TCTATAGGTTCTATACTAATTACTTCATTGCTATGGACGATAATTCACACACAATACGATCTTTATTTTATGGGCGTACTTTTTGCTTTAGGGATTTTACTGGGAATGGCACGCCTAAAAACTGGCTCTGTCTATCTAACAATTTTGTTACATTCAGTAAATAACCTTCTAGCTGTACTTTAAGATATTAAATAGGCGGGCACAAAAAACAAAAAAAGCGTCTTTCATATCCTGATAATATCTATTTTTTCCGCCCTATATATGTCTAAACTTTTACCCGCAGCCTTACTATCAATAGCCCTTGTCTTGAGCCAAACAGGAAGCCCGAATCCAGCGATCGCCCGCTCCTGTTCGGGTAATAGATGCGGCCCGAAACCAATACAGTTTGTACCGGGACAACGCATTACTGTCCAAGTAGCTAACCTGACATCGGGCATTATTCAGCTACAGAAGGTCTACGGTACTGAACCGATTGCCCTAATTCCAGGAGAAGTTTCGTCTTTCGTGCGCGGGGGAAATACAGACCCCAATTTTTCTTTAGTAGTTTGGGATGAAAACGGTCAGCCTCTGCGAGTGAGGATTGCTAAACCGACGGCTAGAACCTTGCGGGTGGAAGTGCGTTCCGGCGGGCGTCCTCCAGGCGATCGCACGGTTTATCTCAAAGACGACGGTCGTATTGCTGTTTTCTAAAAATCTTATAGTTGCATAATATAACCCCCACTTTAGAAGTGGATGCAGTTTCACACTATGGGTAGACCTCAGCCCATAGGTCGGTAGCTACGATGTATACATGACAACATTGTTAAGAAAAGTAACAATGTTTAATTTTAACCTGTGTTTCCTACCTACTGGTAAAGCCATTCAAGGGCAAAGATCGCAATAGAAAAATATTGGGATGAAATTGTTAAGGTGCGATCGCGCATTGGCAGGATACCTAATTTTGCATATTGTTAGGTATAGCCTATTCGTGGCGTGCTTTAGATTTTTTCAGTCCATCATCTAAAACCTCTTTTTGGCTGTTTTAGAAAATAATATTGAAGCCAAAATTTCCCAAAAAAGTCACAAATGAAACACCAACTTATAGAAAAGCAAGTTAGCTTATCAGGATTTAACATTCCTTATTTAGAAGGAGGAATCGCATCAAATTCAGCACCGCTGGTATTTTTACATGGCTGGGGTGTAGGAGTTGAACCTTATCAAGAAAGCTTAAATATTTTAGTCCAGCGCTATCGCGTTATAGTGCCTCGTTTGCTAGAGTTTGAGAAACTAATTTATAATGACGCAGATTTCAACTATCAGAAATATGCTCAATTTATAATCGCTTTTTTAGATACGCTTAATATCAAAAAAGCGCATATCGTCGGACATTCCATAGGAGGAGGAATCGGTATTGCCTTGGCAGCCTCAAGGCCAGATCTTGTCCGCAGCCTATTAATAGCCGATAGCACGGGTTTTCCTCTAGGGACTGTGCCGGAAATAGTGTTACGGCGGGCTATGGAAATGCCTGCACAAGCTTGGGAAAAGCCTTTTAGCTATCAACATTTTTTGATACCTCAAGTATTCTTCCTCAACTGCTTGGTTAAGATTCGCAGTATTATCAACTTAGGCAAAATGGGGATAGAGCAAGATTTAAGACCCATTTTGCCAAAAATTCAAGTCCCGTCTTTAGTTGTGTGGGGTGAAAACGATCTGCTTACTCCTCTAAAGTCTGGCAAAGAGTTTTTTGAGGGTATAAGAGGAGCAGAAATGCTAGTTGTAGAGGAAGGATACCACGAATGGAATCTTTTCTTTGCCGATAAATTTGCAGCGATTATCTCGGAGTTTATTGAGAAAATTGAACATAGGCAAGAACAAGTTTCATATGAGCGATCGCCCCAACCTATCTAAGAGAAAACTAAATGATTTTGTTGTGGTAGCAAGTATCCCTAATTGCTGATAGGATAAACTGTTGTGCTAAAAATACAGCCCCTGTGCCAGACCAATCCAACTCTCCAAAATCTCAGCGGTTGCCCCTCCAGCGCTGGCACATTTATCCAGCAAGAGACAACCAGGCGCAACAGTTAGCGGCTGCTACTAATCTCTCGCCCCTTATAACTCAAGTGTTAATTAACCGGGGCATTGAGACAACTGAACAGGGGCTGGTCTATTTAAATCCAGATTCCCAGTTCTTGCCAACGCCGCTAGAAGAATTTCCCGATTTGGCAATCAGCGTAGATTTATTAATTGATGCCATAACATCGCACCAAAAAATTGCTATTTGTGGCGACTACGACGCCGATGGTATGACCAGCACCGCCTTATTATTAAGGGCGCTGCGTCACTTAGGCGCTAAAGTAGATTACGCCATACCCAGCCGCATGAAAGATGGCTACGGCATTAATAGTCGCATAGTTGAAGAATTCCACCGCGAAGAAGTCTCGCTAATTTTAACTGTAGATAACGGGATTTCAGCTTATGAACCCATCGATAGGGCGCGGCAACTTGGGATAAAAGTCATCGTCACCGACCACCACGATTTACCAGAGAAACTTCCCCCAGCCGATGCTATCCTCAACCCCAAACTACTCCCCGAACTTTCTCCCTATCGCGGTCTAGCTGGTGTTGGTGTTGCCTACGTTTTGGCTGTAACTCTTGCCCAAAAACTGGGTAAACTTCAGGGATTAACTAAGTCTCTTTTAGAACTATATACCTTAGGAACTATTGCCGATTTAGCACCTTTGACGGGAGTTAATCGCCGCTGGTTAAAGCGCGGGTTAAGGGAATTGCCGCACTCGCAATTAAAAGGGGTGCAAGCATTAATTGAAGTTGCTGGAGTAAAGTCAGCACCAGGAAGCGGGGAACAAGCGAATCCAACATTGTTCGCCGCTTTATCAAATGGGGGTAAAAATGCAAAAACCCTAAAACCGGAGGATATTGGTTTTAAACTTGGCCCGCGCATTAATGCCGTAGGTAGACTTGATGACCCTCAAATTGTAATTGATTTGCTGACTACAGATGATATGGGGGTAGCACAAGAACGTGCGAGGCAGTGCGAAGAAATTAACCAAAGACGACAGCAACTCTGCGAGGAAATTGAACGAGAAGCTGTTGATTTGTGCGAACAAAATCAGATTAGTTTCCAACAACAGCGCGTATTAGTTATTGTGCAAGCGGGTTGGCATCACGGGGTTATTGGTATTGTCGCCTCTCGCTTGGTGGAACGCTATGGCGTACCTGTGTTTATCGGCACTTATGAGGAAGATGGACACATCCGAGGTTCGGCGCGGAGTATTCCAGAATTCCATGTATTTGAAGCGTTGGAATCCTGCCACGACTTGTTAGAAAAATATGGCGGTCACAGGGCGGCTGGAGGTTTTTCCTTCTCAGCTAAAAATTTGGGGGCATTTCGAGAAAGATTAAGCAAGTTTGCTCACCAGTGTCTCGAACCACAACATCTAAAGCCGTTGATTTCAATTGATGCCCGCGCTAATTTTGAGCAAATCGATCTCAATCTTTACAAGCAGATTGACTCGCTACATCCCTGCGGCATTGAAAATCCAGATCCCGTTTTTTGGACGCCTGAAGTGCGGGTAGTTAGTCAACAAATTGTTGGCAAGGGTCACATCAAATTGATATTAGAACAGGACGGCCAGCCAAATAGAATTAAAGCGATCGCTTGGCGGTGGGGCGATTACTTCCCCCTACCTTCTCAAATCGATATCGCCTACAAATTGCAAGAAAACAACTGGAATGGCAACACTAATATAGAGCTAGTGTTAGTAGGTGTCAGGCTCCCGGTAACTTCTTCCCCTACGGCTGCCCAAAAGAAAGCCGAGTTTTACCACAACGATCGCCGCTACACTTGCAGCCTGGTGGAGTCTTTGAGGGAATTAAGAATTAGAAATCCCCAAGGCAAAGTCTTAGCGATTCAGCGAGGCCAAAGAGTCGGCTTTTTGGGAATAAAGCGGGAAGAAGCGGATGAAGTCGATGTGACTAAGCCACCTTATTTCGATTTAATTAAGGCTGCTCTCAGTGCTTTGGAAACTAAGTAGCCCTTGGTGTTGAGTTTTAAGTTATCGCCTTTTAACTCAACACTCAAAATTATTTTAGTTGAGTTTTGAATTATCGCCTTTTAACTCAACACTCAAAACTCAACACTCAAAACTCTTTTAAAGGTTGCCGCGCTGCGCTGCCAGTAAAAAAATCACTATTGGCCCAGACAGCATAATTAATGCTACAAAGGTCAGCTGGGCGATAACTTCCCAGTTGACGCTGCCTAAACCGCTTGCTATATCGCTTATAAACTCCATCTCTTTCCCCTCGTGGACGTTACGAATAGAATGTCTTGGGCAAAATTCGCCATTCGATTTTACCCAGCGATCGCACCCCTTATTTAAGGAACTTAACAAAAGTATAAATTTCGATAGAAAACGGTAAGGTGGTAAGGAGGAATCGGCGATCGCGTACCCAAGGCAAGAGCAACTCCCTACGCTTGCGTAGCAGAATCCCCACAACCCCAACCGAAAACAACTCACGCGGGCGTCGTAGTGGGGCAACTAGAGGCAAATGCCTGCCACCTAGCGACGCAGGCAGACTTCTAGCCTGCGGCAATTTACCTTTAAGAAGAAGTTCCCTGCAAGAACTTCATCAGCAAATCTTTATTAACTTCCACGTACTCCTCGCCAAATTTAATTAACTGAGCCACATTCACTGGCGTCGCATCGTCCATTGCATCGTTGACGATTTCCGGTTGCAGACGCAAGTATCGGGAACTATCATCATCATCCCCCATACCAGGAACGCTCATAACCTGCTCGGTAATATAGTCAGTAATGTCAGAGGGAGCGTCAAAAACTACATCAATTAGGCGTCCTTTCCATCCCCATTGAATTAATCCCCAACCCCTCGCATCTTCCC harbors:
- a CDS encoding alpha/beta fold hydrolase; its protein translation is MKHQLIEKQVSLSGFNIPYLEGGIASNSAPLVFLHGWGVGVEPYQESLNILVQRYRVIVPRLLEFEKLIYNDADFNYQKYAQFIIAFLDTLNIKKAHIVGHSIGGGIGIALAASRPDLVRSLLIADSTGFPLGTVPEIVLRRAMEMPAQAWEKPFSYQHFLIPQVFFLNCLVKIRSIINLGKMGIEQDLRPILPKIQVPSLVVWGENDLLTPLKSGKEFFEGIRGAEMLVVEEGYHEWNLFFADKFAAIISEFIEKIEHRQEQVSYERSPQPI
- the recJ gene encoding single-stranded-DNA-specific exonuclease RecJ, which gives rise to MPDQSNSPKSQRLPLQRWHIYPARDNQAQQLAAATNLSPLITQVLINRGIETTEQGLVYLNPDSQFLPTPLEEFPDLAISVDLLIDAITSHQKIAICGDYDADGMTSTALLLRALRHLGAKVDYAIPSRMKDGYGINSRIVEEFHREEVSLILTVDNGISAYEPIDRARQLGIKVIVTDHHDLPEKLPPADAILNPKLLPELSPYRGLAGVGVAYVLAVTLAQKLGKLQGLTKSLLELYTLGTIADLAPLTGVNRRWLKRGLRELPHSQLKGVQALIEVAGVKSAPGSGEQANPTLFAALSNGGKNAKTLKPEDIGFKLGPRINAVGRLDDPQIVIDLLTTDDMGVAQERARQCEEINQRRQQLCEEIEREAVDLCEQNQISFQQQRVLVIVQAGWHHGVIGIVASRLVERYGVPVFIGTYEEDGHIRGSARSIPEFHVFEALESCHDLLEKYGGHRAAGGFSFSAKNLGAFRERLSKFAHQCLEPQHLKPLISIDARANFEQIDLNLYKQIDSLHPCGIENPDPVFWTPEVRVVSQQIVGKGHIKLILEQDGQPNRIKAIAWRWGDYFPLPSQIDIAYKLQENNWNGNTNIELVLVGVRLPVTSSPTAAQKKAEFYHNDRRYTCSLVESLRELRIRNPQGKVLAIQRGQRVGFLGIKREEADEVDVTKPPYFDLIKAALSALETK
- the psb30 gene encoding photosystem II reaction center protein Ycf12/Psb30, whose translation is MEFISDIASGLGSVNWEVIAQLTFVALIMLSGPIVIFLLAAQRGNL